The Alphaproteobacteria bacterium genome includes a region encoding these proteins:
- a CDS encoding response regulator, producing the protein MNGAHKILVVDDEKAIRRFLNAGLASQGFSVGQAETGAEAVESVATLKPDVVVLDLGLPDMEGTEVIQRIRRISAVPIVVLSVRSDEQGKVRALELGADDYVTKPFGMAELTARIRTALRHRMQEKGETPIYRSGSLTVDLVGRHVKVDSVEVKLSAKEFDLLQLLVRQAGRVLTHDFILREIWGPANTEDVQYLRVYVRSLRQKLEKDPTQPQYLLTETGVGYRMKAPD; encoded by the coding sequence GTGAACGGCGCCCACAAAATACTCGTCGTCGATGACGAAAAGGCGATCCGCCGGTTCCTGAACGCCGGATTGGCCAGCCAGGGCTTCTCGGTCGGTCAAGCCGAGACGGGTGCCGAAGCCGTCGAAAGTGTGGCGACACTCAAGCCCGACGTCGTGGTGCTCGATCTCGGTCTCCCCGACATGGAGGGGACTGAGGTCATTCAACGCATCCGTCGTATTTCCGCCGTGCCGATCGTCGTACTTTCCGTGCGCAGCGACGAACAGGGAAAAGTGCGCGCGCTCGAGCTCGGCGCCGATGACTATGTGACGAAACCATTCGGCATGGCCGAATTGACCGCGCGCATTCGTACCGCCTTGCGCCACCGTATGCAGGAGAAGGGCGAGACGCCAATATATCGATCCGGCTCGCTCACGGTCGATCTTGTCGGGCGCCACGTCAAAGTCGACAGCGTCGAGGTCAAGCTCTCGGCGAAGGAATTCGATCTGCTGCAGCTTCTGGTACGACAGGCCGGCCGCGTGCTGACGCACGATTTCATCCTTCGGGAAATCTGGGGCCCGGCGAATACCGAGGATGTGCAGTATCTGCGCGTCTATGTCAGAAGCCTGCGCCAGAAGCTCGAGAAGGACCCCACGCAGCCGCAATACCTCCTCACGGAAACCGGTGTTGGCTACCGGATGAAGGCGCCGGACTGA
- a CDS encoding CoA transferase, translated as MTNTAQGALAGLKIIDLTRVLGGPYCTQILGDHGADVIKVEPPGGDETRGWGPPFKGDTASYFIGVNRNKRGIVLDLTRPEGREVLLRLLEDADVLVENFKTGSLEKWGIGYEQTLKGRFPRLIHCRVSGFGADGPLGGFPGYDAIVQAMTGLMTINGEPDTMPMRLGIPIVDLGTGLYAAVGILMALAERTRSGKGQFIETTLYDSAIALQHPHTANWFLSGKPPRRTGNAHPNISPYDAYPTKTKPIFVGTGNDRQFQRFCAEIGRPDLPDDPRFRTNKDRVAHRDELSGEIKVALAAVDGEALAKTLLGQGVPCGPVRDVPEALSEPHTLHREMVISRDGYKGIGTPIKLSRTPGGLRRLPPSLGEECRDVLAEAGYAPEEIERLMESGAVPVRARAAE; from the coding sequence ATGACGAATACTGCTCAAGGGGCCTTGGCGGGCCTGAAAATCATCGATCTGACCCGCGTGCTCGGCGGGCCTTACTGCACGCAGATTCTCGGCGACCACGGGGCAGACGTGATCAAGGTGGAACCGCCAGGCGGTGATGAAACGCGTGGATGGGGCCCGCCCTTCAAGGGCGACACGGCGTCCTATTTCATTGGCGTCAATCGAAACAAAAGGGGCATCGTTCTCGATCTCACCCGGCCCGAAGGACGTGAAGTGCTGCTGCGGCTCCTCGAGGATGCCGACGTACTGGTCGAGAATTTCAAGACCGGTAGCCTCGAGAAGTGGGGCATTGGCTACGAGCAGACCCTGAAAGGGCGATTCCCGCGGCTTATCCATTGCCGCGTTTCCGGTTTCGGCGCGGACGGGCCGTTGGGCGGCTTTCCGGGCTATGACGCGATCGTACAGGCCATGACCGGCCTTATGACGATCAATGGCGAGCCGGATACGATGCCCATGCGCCTGGGAATTCCGATCGTCGATCTCGGCACGGGGCTTTATGCCGCTGTTGGAATATTGATGGCGCTCGCCGAACGCACACGGTCCGGCAAGGGCCAATTCATCGAGACAACCCTCTACGACAGCGCCATTGCCCTTCAACATCCGCACACGGCTAACTGGTTTCTCTCGGGCAAGCCGCCGAGGCGCACCGGCAACGCACACCCGAACATCTCGCCATACGACGCCTATCCGACGAAGACGAAGCCGATCTTCGTCGGTACTGGCAACGACCGTCAGTTCCAACGCTTCTGCGCCGAGATCGGTCGGCCCGATCTTCCCGACGATCCCCGGTTCCGCACCAACAAGGATCGCGTGGCGCATCGCGACGAATTGTCCGGCGAGATCAAGGTCGCTTTGGCCGCAGTCGATGGTGAGGCGCTGGCCAAAACGCTCCTTGGACAGGGTGTTCCGTGCGGGCCGGTGCGCGACGTGCCGGAAGCACTTTCCGAGCCCCACACCCTTCACCGCGAAATGGTGATTTCCCGCGACGGCTATAAGGGCATCGGCACGCCGATCAAATTATCCCGCACGCCTGGCGGGCTTCGCCGGCTTCCCCCCTCGCTCGGCGAGGAATGCCGTGACGTGCTCGCCGAGGCCGGCTACGCGCCGGAGGAGATAGAGCGCCTTATGGAGTCGGGCGCCGTTCCTGTGCGCGCTCGGGCGGCGGAGTAG
- a CDS encoding MFS transporter yields the protein MSSAPLPIAARLAHGRFHYGWAILGVTFTTLLTAAATRATPGVFIVPFQQEFGWSRATISSAVSINLVLFGLMGPFAAALVEYLGARRTMMYAVTLVAIGVALTTLMTQPWQLMLLWGFVVGGGTGMTALALGATVVNRWFTRSRGLAMGMLTASNATGQLIFLPLLAKIVEDHGWRTAALAVAAFGFLMLPLIGFLMRNHPADIGLNRLGEPGVAARPKKGGLNPAQMAISALMIGIRSRDFWLLFGTFYICGLSTNGLIGTHLIPACIDHGIPEVKAAGLLAIIGAFDFVGTLASGWLSDRWNNRMLLAWYYGLRGLSLLYLPFSFDVSIYGLSVFAIFYGLDWVATVPPTVRLTADVFGREHAGVMFGWIFCGHQLGAATASLGAGIIRDDFGDYLFAFLVAGAFCLLASLMCLGIGRGRREAAPATAPGVA from the coding sequence ATGTCATCCGCCCCATTGCCAATCGCCGCCAGGCTTGCCCATGGGCGGTTTCATTATGGGTGGGCCATCCTGGGCGTCACATTCACGACGCTGCTGACGGCCGCCGCGACACGCGCGACACCGGGCGTGTTCATCGTTCCGTTCCAGCAGGAGTTTGGCTGGTCGCGGGCCACGATCTCCTCCGCCGTTTCAATCAACCTCGTTTTGTTTGGATTGATGGGACCGTTCGCGGCCGCCTTGGTCGAATACCTCGGTGCGCGGCGCACGATGATGTATGCGGTAACCCTCGTTGCGATCGGCGTCGCACTGACCACGCTTATGACGCAGCCGTGGCAGCTCATGCTGCTATGGGGATTCGTCGTGGGCGGCGGAACGGGGATGACGGCGCTCGCACTCGGCGCCACGGTCGTCAATCGCTGGTTCACCCGGAGCCGAGGACTAGCGATGGGCATGCTCACCGCAAGCAACGCGACGGGGCAGCTTATCTTCCTCCCGCTTCTTGCGAAGATCGTCGAGGATCACGGCTGGCGCACAGCGGCCCTGGCGGTCGCCGCGTTCGGCTTTCTCATGCTGCCGCTCATCGGCTTCCTCATGCGAAACCATCCCGCTGATATCGGCCTCAACCGCCTGGGCGAGCCGGGCGTTGCCGCCAGGCCCAAGAAGGGCGGGCTAAACCCTGCGCAAATGGCGATATCCGCCCTCATGATCGGTATCCGCAGCCGGGATTTCTGGCTCCTTTTCGGCACCTTCTACATCTGCGGTCTCAGCACGAACGGCCTGATCGGCACGCACCTCATTCCCGCCTGCATCGATCATGGGATACCCGAGGTCAAGGCCGCGGGACTGCTGGCAATCATCGGCGCATTCGATTTCGTGGGCACACTCGCATCCGGGTGGCTTTCCGACCGCTGGAACAATCGCATGCTGCTCGCCTGGTATTACGGATTGCGCGGCCTGTCGCTCCTCTACCTGCCTTTTTCATTCGACGTCTCGATCTACGGCCTTTCGGTCTTCGCGATATTCTACGGGCTCGATTGGGTCGCAACGGTGCCGCCAACGGTCAGGCTCACAGCGGACGTTTTCGGGCGCGAGCACGCCGGCGTGATGTTCGGCTGGATCTTCTGTGGCCATCAGCTTGGGGCGGCGACCGCGTCGCTCGGCGCCGGCATCATCCGCGACGACTTCGGCGACTATCTTTTTGCGTTCCTGGTCGCGGGCGCCTTCTGCCTGCTCGCCTCGCTCATGTGCCTCGGCATAGGGCGCGGGCGTCGCGAAGCAGCCCCGGCAACCGCGCCGGGAGTCGCATGA
- a CDS encoding serine hydrolase, translating to MGRRAAQSKVNAIIIARHGVLVYERYFSVQDQRAGEPLASESFDANTRQPLFSATKSVVSLAFGIALARGWVKDLNVPVASYFPEDGDLITPAKSRIQVRHLLTMSDGLDWHEWFPPFDSDDEIAKAADPYRYVLGRDVLLPPGRSFNYNSGDTELLGEILHRAAGRPLDILVKEELLDPLGIEDVDWRRWPNGNPKANNGLLLRPRDTAKIGQLVLNHGAWGNRQLVPETWIVQSITPHNNGPDSYLYGYQWWLGRSLINGHEISWVGAFGWAGQRLIVVPEKDLVVFVSAWLIHGMSFVQFPESVLLNQYILPSIVGD from the coding sequence ATGGGCCGTCGCGCAGCGCAGAGCAAGGTGAACGCCATCATCATCGCCCGGCACGGCGTGCTGGTCTACGAGCGCTACTTTTCCGTACAGGATCAGCGTGCTGGCGAGCCACTCGCCAGCGAGAGCTTCGATGCCAACACCAGGCAGCCCCTGTTCTCCGCCACCAAGAGTGTCGTTTCGCTCGCCTTCGGCATTGCGCTTGCGCGCGGCTGGGTCAAGGATCTCAACGTGCCGGTCGCCTCGTACTTTCCCGAGGATGGGGATCTCATCACTCCCGCCAAAAGCCGAATCCAAGTGCGCCATTTGCTCACGATGTCCGACGGGCTCGACTGGCACGAGTGGTTTCCGCCCTTCGACAGCGACGACGAAATCGCGAAAGCCGCCGACCCCTATCGCTATGTTCTCGGACGCGACGTCCTGCTGCCGCCTGGCCGCAGCTTTAATTACAATAGCGGCGACACCGAACTGCTCGGCGAAATCCTGCATCGGGCGGCCGGGCGGCCGCTCGACATACTCGTGAAAGAGGAACTCCTCGACCCCCTCGGTATCGAGGACGTCGACTGGCGACGCTGGCCCAACGGGAATCCGAAGGCCAATAACGGGCTCTTGCTGCGGCCTCGGGACACCGCGAAAATCGGCCAGCTCGTGCTTAACCACGGCGCTTGGGGAAATCGCCAGCTCGTCCCAGAAACGTGGATCGTTCAATCGATCACGCCGCATAACAACGGGCCCGACAGCTATCTCTACGGCTATCAGTGGTGGCTCGGCCGATCCTTGATCAATGGGCACGAAATCAGTTGGGTCGGTGCGTTCGGTTGGGCTGGCCAACGCCTGATCGTGGTTCCCGAGAAGGATCTCGTCGTTTTCGTTAGCGCGTGGCTCATACACGGCATGAGCTTCGTGCAATTCCCGGAATCAGTGCTGCTTAATCAGTATATTCTGCCCTCAATCGTGGGCGACTAA
- a CDS encoding methyltransferase domain-containing protein gives MKDDVDAARRWFAEELRYTARVQSPAVVKAFATVKREHFAGPGPWRLLSPVRTTDYWTTESADPAHLYHDVLVAIDEERRLNNGQPSLWASLFDQLGLSPGEHVVHIGTGTGYYTAILAETVGPTGHVTGVEIDPHLAERTRQNLALHWPQTAIVTANGFTYRPDRPADAIVVNAGVSHLSLIWLDALAPENGRLLVPLTISEGVGAFLLITRQRGETRRYAAQFAGRTGIIDCVGGRNAEAEERLKAALRVSYFTAVRSLRRPPEEPNDTCWLAGDGWWFSTAPM, from the coding sequence ATGAAGGACGACGTAGATGCGGCCCGGCGATGGTTCGCTGAGGAACTGAGGTATACCGCTCGGGTACAGTCACCCGCTGTGGTGAAGGCTTTCGCCACGGTGAAACGCGAGCATTTTGCTGGGCCTGGACCGTGGCGTCTTCTGAGTCCGGTACGGACGACCGACTACTGGACGACAGAGAGCGCTGACCCTGCGCATCTTTATCATGACGTTCTGGTCGCTATCGACGAAGAACGGCGACTCAACAACGGTCAACCCAGCCTATGGGCTTCCTTGTTTGACCAACTTGGGCTCTCGCCTGGAGAGCATGTCGTCCATATCGGGACCGGTACTGGCTACTACACCGCCATCCTTGCCGAGACCGTCGGGCCGACCGGCCACGTCACAGGGGTCGAAATCGACCCTCATCTCGCGGAACGAACACGCCAAAACTTGGCATTGCATTGGCCGCAGACCGCCATCGTCACCGCAAACGGCTTCACATATCGTCCCGACCGACCCGCAGACGCGATTGTTGTGAATGCAGGGGTCTCGCACCTTTCACTAATCTGGCTCGACGCTCTCGCGCCTGAGAACGGCCGCCTCCTTGTCCCACTAACCATCTCCGAGGGGGTCGGTGCCTTCCTACTCATCACTCGTCAACGCGGCGAGACTCGGCGTTACGCCGCACAGTTTGCGGGCCGGACCGGCATAATCGACTGTGTTGGCGGCCGCAACGCCGAGGCTGAGGAGCGACTGAAAGCGGCGTTGCGAGTGTCCTACTTCACGGCTGTCCGGTCGCTGCGTCGTCCCCCTGAAGAGCCAAACGACACGTGCTGGTTGGCGGGAGACGGCTGGTGGTTTTCGACTGCGCCAATGTGA
- a CDS encoding fumarylacetoacetate hydrolase family protein: protein MSETIHRLRAKLPCSKFVRPVVECEVAIELASELGPAGAPHTTDSVREAVGACMAAIEIADDRAADFTALDPLLLIADNTWNRGCVLGPRVTDWHGLDLSRSVGTMRIAGKEVGSGRAGDVMGGHTLASLAWLANHAAAQGRTLAKGYVILTGSLVASQWPRRGDNVEVSIEGLGEAQVVFA from the coding sequence ATGTCCGAGACCATCCATCGCCTGCGCGCCAAACTGCCGTGCTCGAAGTTCGTGCGACCCGTTGTTGAGTGCGAAGTCGCCATCGAGCTTGCATCAGAGCTTGGGCCAGCTGGAGCTCCCCACACGACCGACAGTGTACGCGAGGCAGTTGGAGCCTGCATGGCAGCCATCGAGATCGCAGACGACCGTGCCGCTGACTTCACCGCGCTCGATCCGCTTCTGCTCATTGCCGACAACACGTGGAACCGTGGATGCGTGCTGGGGCCGCGCGTGACGGACTGGCATGGTCTCGATCTCAGTCGGTCGGTCGGGACCATGCGCATCGCAGGCAAGGAAGTCGGAAGCGGCCGCGCAGGCGACGTAATGGGCGGACATACGCTTGCGTCACTTGCCTGGCTCGCGAACCATGCCGCCGCCCAGGGCCGCACGCTCGCGAAGGGCTACGTGATCTTGACGGGGAGTCTGGTCGCCAGCCAATGGCCGAGGCGCGGCGACAACGTCGAAGTTTCGATCGAAGGCTTGGGCGAAGCGCAGGTCGTTTTCGCATAA
- a CDS encoding aliphatic sulfonate ABC transporter substrate-binding protein: MTKLRLGWKIVAALGLSAAVWAFGAERPLLAAEAPSEIRLDYAYYNPVSLLIKEKAWVEDEFKADGIAVRWVLSLGSNKALEFLNAGSLDFGSTAGAAALLGRINGNPIKSIYVYSKPEWTALVTTKESTIDSVADLKGKRIAVTRGTDPHIFLVRALQGAGLTEKDVTLVLLQHHDGRAALDKGDVDAWAGLDPMMAQAEIENADRIFFRDPDLNTYGVLNVREAFATRNPLLVGRVLAVYERGRRYALEHPDELKAVIAKAARLSDAVAARQLERTDLRDAAIGEKQRRTIEAAGLALQQAGVIASDVDVPATVTSLIDPQYTAKLALH; this comes from the coding sequence ATGACGAAGCTTCGATTGGGGTGGAAGATTGTCGCGGCACTGGGGCTGAGCGCGGCAGTATGGGCATTTGGGGCCGAGCGCCCGCTGTTGGCCGCAGAGGCTCCAAGCGAAATTCGCCTCGATTACGCCTATTACAATCCGGTAAGCCTGCTCATCAAGGAGAAGGCCTGGGTCGAGGACGAATTCAAGGCCGACGGCATCGCCGTGCGCTGGGTGCTGAGCCTCGGCAGCAACAAAGCACTTGAGTTCCTCAATGCCGGCAGTCTCGATTTCGGCTCCACGGCGGGGGCTGCTGCACTTCTTGGCCGAATCAATGGCAACCCGATCAAGTCGATTTACGTCTATTCGAAGCCGGAGTGGACCGCTCTAGTCACGACGAAAGAGTCGACAATCGACAGCGTCGCCGACCTCAAGGGCAAACGCATCGCCGTCACCCGCGGGACCGATCCACATATTTTCCTTGTGCGGGCCCTGCAAGGGGCGGGACTGACCGAGAAGGACGTAACACTCGTCCTTCTACAGCATCACGACGGTCGCGCTGCCCTAGACAAGGGCGACGTCGATGCGTGGGCCGGCCTGGACCCGATGATGGCGCAGGCGGAAATCGAGAATGCCGACCGGATTTTCTTTCGCGACCCCGATCTCAACACCTATGGCGTGCTGAACGTTCGGGAGGCATTCGCGACGAGGAATCCACTCCTCGTCGGCCGCGTTCTCGCGGTCTACGAGCGTGGCCGGCGCTACGCTCTCGAGCATCCCGATGAGCTCAAGGCGGTCATCGCGAAGGCAGCACGCCTGAGCGACGCGGTCGCAGCGCGCCAGCTCGAGCGCACGGACCTGCGCGACGCAGCCATCGGAGAGAAACAGCGCCGCACGATCGAGGCGGCGGGTCTGGCGCTCCAGCAGGCCGGTGTCATCGCTTCGGACGTGGATGTGCCCGCGACCGTGACGAGCCTGATCGATCCGCAGTACACGGCGAAACTCGCACTTCACTGA
- a CDS encoding ABC transporter permease, which translates to MIPTTPLLDPIVFPDPRHGSGAHDFFERSITTTRDRSFVLGLIVPVGLALGWEIAVGLGWAEGRLLPPPSRILRTFADLTLTGELAGHVVATLGRVGLGFLLGVLAGTAIGALTGTSSLARRLLDPTFQGLRSIPSIAWVPLFILWFGIFELSKVLLIAVGVFFPIYLALSGAILNLDRKLVEVGRVFRLSRLAMVWRVFLPATLPSYFIALRTGLGLGWMFVVAAEFMGASEGLGFLLTDGQMTGNPKVILASIVAFAFLGKLTDWGLARLAERVLRWQDAFKPSA; encoded by the coding sequence ATGATCCCGACGACTCCGCTTCTCGATCCAATCGTCTTTCCCGATCCGCGCCATGGAAGCGGGGCTCACGATTTTTTCGAGCGGTCAATCACGACGACAAGGGACCGCAGCTTCGTGCTCGGGCTCATCGTGCCCGTTGGACTTGCACTTGGCTGGGAAATCGCCGTCGGATTGGGCTGGGCGGAAGGGCGGCTTTTGCCTCCGCCGTCGCGGATTCTGCGCACGTTCGCCGATTTGACGCTGACGGGGGAACTTGCCGGTCATGTGGTCGCGACACTTGGCCGGGTTGGCCTTGGCTTTCTCTTGGGCGTCCTGGCGGGCACTGCGATTGGCGCCCTGACCGGCACGTCCTCCCTTGCGCGGCGGCTATTGGATCCGACGTTTCAGGGCTTGCGCAGCATCCCTTCGATTGCCTGGGTTCCGCTCTTCATCCTGTGGTTCGGTATTTTCGAATTGTCGAAGGTCCTGCTCATCGCCGTCGGCGTATTCTTTCCGATCTATTTGGCATTGTCCGGTGCCATCCTCAATCTCGATCGAAAGCTGGTCGAGGTCGGGCGCGTCTTCCGTCTTTCGCGCCTTGCAATGGTGTGGCGGGTCTTCCTTCCGGCAACACTGCCAAGCTACTTCATTGCATTGCGAACTGGTCTTGGCCTCGGCTGGATGTTCGTCGTCGCCGCCGAGTTCATGGGAGCGAGCGAGGGTCTCGGCTTCCTTTTGACCGACGGTCAAATGACGGGAAACCCGAAGGTGATCCTTGCGAGCATCGTCGCATTTGCATTCCTCGGCAAGCTCACCGACTGGGGCCTCGCGAGACTCGCCGAACGGGTCTTGCGCTGGCAAGACGCCTTCAAACCCTCGGCCTGA